The proteins below come from a single Paludibacter jiangxiensis genomic window:
- a CDS encoding MGH1-like glycoside hydrolase domain-containing protein → MKRLILFPLWAFSLVLFAQMPENTPSNILKYKEVCKSHIYKEMKGMYREPGGALKYPFLAPGSSQYLDMLWDWDSWLSNVALKQILLENGTEKDKQQALQYEEGCVLNFLSYGGMDGWIPIWIERNAPSRAEMLSKRNPWKSNMHKPQLAQHAAFITKYNNNNAEWLRENFYQLQAFVDKYLNFHRHKATGLMYWETDEAIGVDNDPSTFFRPDESSASIFLNVMMYKEVKAMAYLASCLHLDEIARQYEKEGNNLYNAIQNNCWDPRDGTFYSVDLNLRPVEKPDIKSLQPNMLILHVGQPRNYDCLLQRFDVWSSFLPMWAGIATQEQAKRMVVHYRDTATFNAPAGIRSLSKLEKMYNVRASGNPSSWQGPVWIIANYLTFRGLVNYNYTDEARELAQKTILLLGRDYERFGALHEYYLPENGEPVLNTGFQNWNLLVLNMIAWMDGKPFITEF, encoded by the coding sequence ATGAAACGATTGATACTATTTCCTCTCTGGGCTTTTTCGCTTGTCCTTTTTGCACAAATGCCAGAAAACACACCTTCTAATATCCTGAAATATAAAGAGGTATGCAAAAGTCACATTTACAAAGAGATGAAAGGAATGTACCGCGAACCCGGCGGTGCGCTAAAATATCCGTTTCTTGCTCCCGGGAGTTCCCAATATCTCGATATGCTGTGGGACTGGGACTCGTGGTTAAGTAATGTTGCCCTGAAACAAATTCTGCTCGAAAACGGGACCGAAAAAGACAAACAACAGGCTCTTCAATACGAAGAGGGCTGCGTACTCAACTTCTTGAGCTATGGCGGCATGGATGGATGGATTCCCATCTGGATAGAGCGCAACGCTCCTTCTCGTGCCGAAATGCTGTCTAAACGAAATCCATGGAAAAGCAACATGCACAAGCCTCAACTAGCTCAACATGCAGCTTTCATCACCAAATACAACAATAATAACGCCGAATGGCTGCGCGAAAATTTCTATCAGCTGCAAGCATTTGTCGACAAATACCTCAACTTTCACAGGCACAAAGCTACCGGACTAATGTACTGGGAGACCGATGAAGCCATTGGTGTAGACAACGATCCTTCCACTTTCTTCCGTCCCGATGAAAGTTCGGCTTCTATCTTCCTCAACGTAATGATGTACAAGGAAGTGAAAGCCATGGCTTATCTGGCTTCCTGCCTCCACCTCGACGAGATCGCCCGTCAATATGAAAAAGAGGGAAACAACCTCTACAATGCTATACAAAATAATTGCTGGGATCCGCGTGATGGTACTTTCTATAGCGTAGATCTCAATCTTAGACCGGTTGAGAAGCCTGACATCAAATCGCTTCAACCGAACATGCTGATCCTGCACGTGGGGCAACCCCGGAACTACGATTGCCTCTTGCAACGTTTCGATGTATGGAGCAGCTTTCTGCCTATGTGGGCCGGTATTGCAACACAGGAACAGGCAAAACGGATGGTAGTTCATTACCGTGACACAGCGACTTTCAATGCTCCTGCCGGCATTCGTTCGCTATCGAAGCTTGAAAAAATGTACAACGTCCGTGCCAGTGGTAATCCCTCGTCGTGGCAAGGTCCGGTCTGGATTATTGCCAACTACCTGACATTCCGTGGACTGGTTAACTACAACTATACTGACGAAGCCCGCGAACTGGCTCAAAAGACAATTCTGTTACTTGGTCGCGATTATGAACGCTTCGGAGCTTTACACGAATATTATTTGCCCGAAAACGGAGAACCTGTGCTTAATACCGGCTTTCAGAACTGGAATCTACTGGTATTGAACATGATTGCCTGGATGGATGGCAAACCTTTCATCACTGAATTCTAA
- a CDS encoding glycoside hydrolase family 28 protein has product MQKKLLSLFAVIFLASFCSVYAGPWEDMAQLAQSIKQTSFPDKSFNVVKYGASEKNPSIKNTKAINAAIVACNKKGGGKVIVPKGVYVTGPITLLSNVNLCIEEGAELRFTTNYAEYLPTVLTRWEGLDCYNYHPLIYAFKATNIAITGKGIINGQGSNTAWWNWNGNKLFGYKDGEPSQKTTGRAALMKMSEENVPVEKRQMGEGNYLRAQLINFVQCNTAKIEGVTLQNSPFWVIHPLLTNDLTVRNVTIESLGPNSDGCDPESCKNVLIEGCTFDDGDDCIAIKSGRNNDGRRWNIPSENIIVRNCKMKAGHGGVVVGSEISGGYKNLYVENCEMDSPELDRIIRIKSNTCRGGVVENVFARNVKVGQCKEAVLKIDLQYEPNEPCKRGYVPVVRNVNLENVTCQQSNYGVSIDGLEDANCVNNINLKNCDFRGVKYNSNDIKGAVNVNFENVRINNTIISSKKISTVFSPLTK; this is encoded by the coding sequence ATGCAAAAGAAACTTCTTTCATTATTTGCGGTAATTTTTCTCGCATCGTTTTGTAGCGTTTATGCAGGTCCCTGGGAGGATATGGCACAACTTGCCCAAAGCATCAAGCAGACCTCATTCCCCGACAAAAGTTTCAACGTCGTAAAATACGGAGCATCAGAAAAAAATCCAAGTATTAAGAATACGAAGGCAATCAATGCCGCCATCGTGGCCTGTAACAAAAAGGGCGGTGGTAAAGTAATCGTTCCCAAAGGCGTGTACGTTACCGGCCCGATAACTCTTTTAAGTAATGTCAATCTCTGTATCGAAGAAGGTGCCGAATTACGTTTCACCACCAATTATGCTGAATATCTGCCTACCGTACTCACCCGTTGGGAAGGTCTCGATTGCTACAATTATCACCCGTTGATTTATGCTTTCAAAGCAACCAACATTGCTATTACCGGCAAGGGAATCATCAATGGTCAGGGGTCAAACACGGCATGGTGGAACTGGAATGGCAACAAGCTGTTTGGATACAAAGATGGCGAACCTTCGCAAAAAACTACCGGTCGTGCGGCTCTGATGAAAATGAGCGAAGAGAATGTCCCGGTTGAAAAGCGCCAGATGGGCGAAGGGAATTATCTCCGCGCGCAACTCATCAACTTTGTACAATGCAATACAGCAAAAATCGAAGGCGTAACATTACAGAATTCTCCTTTCTGGGTAATCCATCCGCTTTTAACCAACGATCTGACCGTTCGCAACGTTACCATCGAAAGTCTCGGACCCAACAGTGACGGTTGCGATCCTGAGTCGTGCAAGAACGTATTGATTGAAGGCTGCACATTCGATGACGGCGACGACTGCATTGCTATCAAATCGGGACGCAACAACGACGGTCGCCGCTGGAACATCCCGAGCGAAAACATCATCGTGCGCAACTGTAAGATGAAAGCCGGACACGGTGGCGTGGTTGTAGGAAGTGAAATTTCGGGTGGCTACAAAAACCTCTACGTAGAAAATTGCGAAATGGATAGTCCCGAACTCGACCGCATCATCCGCATCAAATCGAATACCTGCCGCGGCGGTGTTGTCGAAAACGTATTTGCACGCAACGTTAAAGTAGGCCAGTGTAAAGAAGCCGTGCTGAAAATCGACTTGCAGTACGAACCTAACGAACCGTGCAAACGCGGTTATGTGCCGGTGGTTCGTAATGTCAATCTCGAAAATGTCACCTGCCAGCAAAGTAACTATGGTGTAAGCATCGACGGGCTGGAAGATGCCAACTGTGTAAACAACATCAACCTGAAGAATTGCGATTTTCGTGGAGTGAAATACAACTCGAACGATATTAAGGGTGCTGTAAACGTAAATTTCGAAAACGTACGCATCAATAACACCATTATTTCTTCGAAAAAAATCTCAACTGTGTTTTCTCCATTAACAAAATAA
- a CDS encoding glycoside hydrolase family 28 protein, translating to MFKHTFLTLCAGLFLSVNAQNTTNIPGYLYTNLPFQMEQVKTPVFPANNVSIVDFGAKNDGKTDNTQAFAKAINAIVAKGGGTVEVPAGTWVTGPIVLKSNVRINTAKEATVLFSTDKSLYPVIKANFEGLETYRCQQPISADGAQNIAITGEGTFDGSGQAWRPVKKSKVSEAQWNALVASGGVLSENKSTWWPSEGAYKGSQLSTDQNVPNVKDEAGWQAIKDYLRPIMVDLVNCKNVLIEGVTIQNSPSWTVHPLMCQNVIISNVNIQNPAWGQNTDGIDIESCKNVVLYKSTFNVGDDGICVKSGKNESGRKRGIPTENLIVDGCTVYHAHGGFVVGSEMSGGVKNVKVTNCNFKGTDAGLRFKSTRGRGGVVENITIENINMNDIVGDAVLFDLFYGGSKNKDEKVKADETTPVFKDITMKNITCNGAKRALFFNGLPEMNLENISLENGMFVANEGGKISESTNVTLTNVVLKTPSTPNLIINNSQYITLVNIMFPDANKPIINVSGMNSQYISIQRSAGITYKNINWSDHASKDSVEVRGW from the coding sequence ATGTTTAAACACACATTTTTAACTCTTTGTGCCGGCCTATTCCTCTCCGTAAATGCACAAAACACCACCAATATCCCCGGTTATCTTTATACCAATCTTCCTTTTCAGATGGAACAGGTGAAAACTCCGGTTTTTCCTGCCAATAATGTATCCATCGTCGATTTCGGAGCAAAAAACGATGGAAAAACCGACAATACTCAGGCTTTTGCGAAAGCCATCAATGCCATTGTTGCCAAAGGCGGAGGAACAGTTGAAGTTCCTGCCGGAACCTGGGTTACCGGCCCTATTGTATTGAAAAGCAACGTGCGTATCAATACTGCGAAAGAGGCCACCGTCCTCTTTTCGACCGACAAAAGCCTTTACCCTGTCATCAAAGCCAACTTCGAAGGACTGGAGACCTACCGTTGCCAGCAACCCATCTCGGCAGATGGTGCCCAAAACATTGCCATCACTGGTGAAGGCACATTCGACGGCTCGGGACAGGCCTGGCGTCCGGTAAAGAAATCAAAAGTAAGCGAAGCTCAATGGAACGCGCTGGTTGCGTCCGGTGGAGTGCTTAGCGAAAATAAATCTACCTGGTGGCCTTCCGAAGGAGCCTACAAAGGCAGCCAGCTATCTACCGACCAAAATGTCCCCAATGTAAAAGATGAAGCCGGATGGCAAGCAATCAAGGATTACCTGCGCCCCATCATGGTCGATCTGGTGAATTGCAAAAATGTGCTGATAGAGGGGGTTACCATCCAGAATTCACCTTCGTGGACCGTTCACCCGCTCATGTGTCAAAATGTGATTATTTCCAACGTCAACATACAAAATCCTGCATGGGGACAAAACACCGACGGCATAGATATTGAATCCTGTAAAAACGTAGTTCTCTACAAAAGCACTTTCAATGTAGGCGACGACGGTATTTGTGTGAAATCGGGCAAAAACGAATCGGGCCGCAAACGCGGTATTCCAACAGAGAACCTCATTGTGGACGGATGTACAGTGTATCATGCTCACGGAGGTTTTGTGGTTGGCAGCGAAATGTCGGGTGGTGTAAAAAACGTGAAGGTTACCAACTGTAACTTCAAGGGTACCGATGCAGGTCTGCGCTTCAAAAGTACCCGCGGACGTGGCGGCGTTGTCGAAAACATCACCATCGAAAATATCAACATGAACGACATCGTGGGAGATGCCGTCTTGTTCGACCTGTTTTACGGAGGAAGTAAAAACAAGGACGAAAAGGTGAAAGCCGACGAAACGACACCTGTTTTCAAGGATATTACCATGAAAAACATAACGTGTAACGGAGCTAAAAGAGCGTTATTCTTCAACGGATTGCCGGAGATGAATCTCGAAAACATTTCGCTCGAGAACGGAATGTTTGTTGCCAATGAAGGAGGAAAAATCAGCGAATCGACCAATGTAACGCTGACTAACGTTGTGCTTAAAACTCCGTCGACACCCAATCTGATTATCAACAACTCTCAATACATCACGCTGGTCAACATCATGTTTCCTGACGCTAACAAACCTATTATCAATGTCAGTGGAATGAACAGTCAGTATATTTCCATACAACGTTCGGCCGGAATCACTTACAAAAACATTAACTGGAGCGACCACGCATCAAAAGATTCTGTTGAAGTGCGGGGTTGGTAA
- a CDS encoding rhamnogalacturonan acetylesterase, with product MKKFSILLSIVAVLTVLIAAKPKPIKIFMAGDSTMADKPIEGNPERGWGMVLPSYFNENVIVENHARNGRSTRSFIREGRWDTLMSRVSTGDYVIIEFGHNDEKVDTDRGTTLYDFKANFKKFIADVQAKGATPIICTPIERRKFDANGKFVDQHGQYPEQIRKLAKEENVAFIDLQLTTRALIESKGPEESKKLFLHIAPGVYKLAPKGREDDTHMSVDGAMEVAKMAVEGFKTLGLKSLTDNLRPEKEVKVTFTQPFNELK from the coding sequence ATGAAGAAATTCTCAATATTGCTTTCTATCGTCGCGGTGCTGACCGTGCTGATTGCGGCGAAACCAAAGCCTATCAAAATATTTATGGCCGGCGATTCCACCATGGCCGACAAACCCATAGAGGGGAATCCCGAACGCGGATGGGGAATGGTGCTTCCCTCCTATTTCAACGAAAATGTAATCGTCGAAAACCATGCCCGCAACGGACGCAGCACCCGTTCATTCATCAGGGAAGGACGCTGGGATACACTGATGAGCCGTGTAAGTACTGGCGATTACGTAATCATTGAGTTCGGACACAATGATGAAAAGGTAGATACCGATCGCGGCACTACCCTCTACGATTTCAAGGCCAACTTCAAAAAATTTATTGCCGATGTACAGGCAAAAGGAGCCACTCCGATTATCTGTACCCCGATAGAACGTCGCAAGTTTGATGCAAACGGCAAATTTGTCGATCAGCACGGGCAATATCCCGAACAAATTCGTAAGCTGGCTAAAGAAGAGAATGTGGCCTTTATTGACTTGCAGCTTACCACACGGGCACTAATCGAAAGCAAAGGCCCGGAAGAGTCGAAGAAACTCTTCCTGCACATTGCTCCGGGCGTGTACAAACTGGCTCCCAAAGGCCGGGAAGACGACACGCACATGTCGGTAGATGGCGCCATGGAGGTAGCTAAAATGGCTGTGGAAGGATTCAAAACGTTGGGTCTTAAATCGCTTACCGATAATCTTCGTCCCGAGAAAGAGGTAAAAGTAACCTTTACCCAACCTTTTAACGAATTAAAATAA
- a CDS encoding glycoside hydrolase family 43 protein: MIKSFFLAGLCSISLAVSGQNYTSKVWQPDLGNGLYKNPVIYADYSDPDVCRVGDDYYLVASSFANAPALPILHSKDLVNWEILGYALDKVPPTERFDKMQHGNGIWAPSIRYHNNEFYIYVGDPDAGLYMTKAKNPAGPWEPLTMVKEGKGLIDCCPLWDEDGRAYMVHAFAGSRAGMKSVLAVFEMNAEGTKAISEDRLVFDGHPNHSTTEGSKFYKRNGYYYIMCPAGGVKPGWQLAMRSKSVYGPYEERIVMAQGKSEINGPHQGGWVDTPDGKQDWFIHFQDLYAYGRVVLLEPMKWVNDWPVIGIDKEGKGCGTPVSTYKKPDVSKTYPAVNPIESDEFDELTLGKQWQWQANPNPLWAFYAGNKGYMRLFSWQLLGEAKNLWDAPNLLLQKFPAPNFSATTKLTFNPMYKGEKTGLVVMGMDYATIGIENGENGLILTQNSCLKADKGAAETNHASIDLKQSTVFLKVDIKQSRNKNKEGILQPTGTCTFSYSLDGKKFLPFGESFKAREGMWIGAKVGLYCIRPKAINDSGYTDVDWFRIDK; the protein is encoded by the coding sequence ATGATAAAATCTTTTTTCCTTGCGGGACTTTGTTCTATCTCTCTCGCAGTTAGCGGTCAAAACTATACTTCAAAGGTATGGCAACCCGATTTGGGCAACGGATTGTACAAAAATCCTGTTATCTATGCCGACTATTCCGATCCTGATGTTTGCCGTGTCGGAGATGACTATTATCTGGTAGCCTCTTCGTTCGCCAATGCCCCTGCCCTGCCCATTCTTCACTCGAAAGATCTGGTCAATTGGGAGATTCTCGGGTATGCACTTGATAAGGTTCCACCGACAGAACGTTTCGATAAGATGCAACACGGAAATGGTATCTGGGCGCCCAGCATTCGTTATCACAACAACGAATTTTATATATACGTAGGCGATCCCGATGCCGGATTGTATATGACCAAAGCTAAAAATCCTGCCGGTCCGTGGGAACCGCTCACCATGGTAAAAGAAGGGAAAGGATTAATCGATTGTTGTCCACTGTGGGACGAAGACGGACGCGCCTATATGGTGCATGCCTTTGCCGGAAGCCGTGCAGGGATGAAAAGTGTGTTAGCCGTATTCGAAATGAATGCCGAAGGTACCAAAGCTATCTCCGAAGACCGGCTGGTATTCGACGGACACCCCAATCATTCTACTACCGAAGGATCCAAGTTTTACAAACGCAACGGTTACTATTACATTATGTGTCCTGCCGGTGGCGTAAAACCGGGCTGGCAACTGGCCATGCGTTCGAAAAGCGTTTACGGACCCTACGAAGAACGCATCGTAATGGCTCAGGGAAAATCGGAAATCAACGGTCCTCATCAGGGTGGTTGGGTAGATACTCCCGATGGCAAACAGGATTGGTTTATTCATTTTCAGGATTTGTATGCCTACGGCCGCGTGGTGTTGCTGGAGCCAATGAAATGGGTGAACGACTGGCCGGTAATCGGCATCGACAAAGAAGGAAAAGGCTGTGGCACTCCGGTGTCCACCTATAAAAAACCGGATGTAAGCAAAACATACCCGGCGGTCAATCCGATAGAGAGCGATGAGTTTGACGAACTAACGCTTGGTAAACAATGGCAATGGCAAGCCAACCCGAATCCGCTGTGGGCTTTCTACGCCGGCAATAAAGGTTACATGCGTCTCTTCTCATGGCAGTTGCTGGGTGAAGCTAAAAACCTGTGGGATGCACCTAACCTTTTGTTACAAAAATTTCCGGCACCCAATTTCAGCGCAACGACCAAGCTGACATTTAACCCGATGTACAAAGGGGAGAAAACCGGACTGGTGGTAATGGGAATGGACTACGCCACCATCGGCATCGAAAACGGAGAAAACGGGCTGATTTTAACCCAAAATTCTTGTCTAAAGGCCGACAAAGGAGCAGCAGAAACCAACCATGCCTCAATTGATTTGAAACAATCAACCGTTTTTCTTAAGGTCGATATCAAACAGAGTCGAAACAAAAACAAAGAGGGCATTCTGCAACCGACAGGCACCTGCACGTTCAGCTATAGTCTGGATGGAAAGAAGTTCCTACCCTTCGGAGAATCGTTCAAAGCACGTGAAGGAATGTGGATAGGCGCAAAAGTGGGACTATACTGCATCCGCCCCAAGGCTATCAACGACTCAGGATATACCGATGTGGACTGGTTCCGCATTGACAAGTAA
- a CDS encoding cupin domain-containing protein — MATIIKSEERNFSESPNKIDGFKIFTEQSRVMKGVNPKNLNFDIRLLQPQQCSAPYHFHRFSEELFVILSGSCTLRTPNGFDTVSVGDILFFEMGESGAHQLYNHTDAPCTFLDIRTYIGFDVCEYPDSNKLLIAPSFEIFAKDATLNYFEGEEKIPEKWRNEWK, encoded by the coding sequence ATGGCAACCATTATTAAAAGCGAAGAGCGGAACTTTAGCGAGAGTCCCAACAAAATAGACGGATTCAAAATCTTTACGGAACAATCGAGAGTTATGAAGGGGGTCAATCCTAAAAATCTCAATTTTGACATCCGCTTACTACAACCCCAACAATGCTCTGCTCCTTATCATTTTCATCGTTTTTCGGAAGAGCTGTTTGTAATACTTTCAGGCTCGTGTACGCTGAGAACTCCTAATGGTTTTGATACTGTTAGCGTGGGCGACATTCTGTTTTTTGAAATGGGAGAGTCAGGCGCTCATCAGCTTTACAACCACACGGATGCTCCGTGCACATTCCTTGACATCAGAACTTATATCGGATTTGATGTGTGCGAATATCCTGATTCCAACAAACTGTTGATTGCTCCTTCATTCGAAATATTCGCCAAGGATGCAACGCTGAACTATTTTGAAGGTGAGGAGAAAATTCCTGAAAAATGGAGAAACGAATGGAAATAA
- a CDS encoding alpha-amylase family glycosyl hydrolase: MKNNGLHIVFFILLALLSFQRVESQTQEANRITGNYTIPDCPDWAKNAVFYQIYPQTFYDSDGDGIGDLKGITQKLDYIKSLGVDAIWLNPFFESPFCDAGYDISDYYKVAPRYGTNDDAKTLFAEAHKRGLHVLFDFVASYTSMDHPWFNASAQQQKNRYSNWYIWTDNIWTNPPRRYLDSFVKGYGTRNGQYMRNFYYCEPALNYGFALPDTACKWQLPTDHPDVMSMREEMKNVVRFWMSLGADGFRADMAGALAKTANIQGNQQFFNTHEDATKKFWKEVRAMLKNEYPNAFTVSEWSYPLDALDGCFNADFFHWFDGYNDLFQKEGWRILNGVSEGHSYFDVEGKGDIKHFLDNFMVQYNPTKGKGYISLPLGNHDNARLGNKRSDDDLEIIYAFGLTMPGVPFIYYGNEIGMKQMPSDWPQVEGAYRPRNGARTPMQWTSGKNLGFSTAASEKLYLPVDSAINAPNVADEEKVPNSLLNKTRKLIALKHTEPALANYAEFIPLFAQSKTYPFVYARANNKDVVLVILNPSGKEATASFDLPLKYVKTSVLAGKALKLQKKDNTVTVTVPGQTYSILKLL, encoded by the coding sequence ATGAAAAATAACGGTCTTCATATCGTGTTCTTTATTTTGCTTGCTCTGCTTTCATTTCAACGTGTCGAAAGTCAGACGCAGGAAGCAAATAGAATAACGGGTAATTACACAATTCCCGATTGTCCTGATTGGGCTAAAAATGCCGTATTTTACCAAATTTATCCTCAAACATTCTACGATTCTGATGGCGATGGCATAGGCGATCTCAAAGGAATTACCCAAAAATTGGATTATATCAAAAGTCTTGGCGTGGATGCTATTTGGCTCAATCCTTTTTTTGAATCTCCGTTTTGTGATGCCGGATACGATATTTCAGACTACTATAAGGTAGCACCCCGTTACGGCACCAACGACGATGCCAAAACTTTGTTTGCAGAAGCTCATAAAAGAGGGCTTCATGTCTTGTTCGATTTTGTGGCAAGCTACACGTCTATGGATCATCCGTGGTTTAACGCCTCCGCTCAGCAACAGAAAAACCGCTATTCAAATTGGTATATCTGGACGGACAATATCTGGACAAATCCTCCGCGCAGGTATCTCGATTCGTTTGTAAAGGGATATGGCACTCGCAACGGTCAGTATATGCGGAATTTCTACTATTGTGAACCGGCTCTCAATTATGGGTTTGCATTGCCCGATACTGCCTGTAAATGGCAGTTGCCGACCGACCATCCCGATGTGATGTCGATGCGCGAAGAGATGAAGAATGTAGTGCGTTTCTGGATGTCGCTCGGTGCCGACGGTTTTCGTGCCGACATGGCGGGCGCACTGGCCAAAACCGCGAATATTCAGGGTAATCAGCAGTTTTTCAATACGCATGAAGATGCCACTAAAAAGTTCTGGAAAGAGGTGCGGGCGATGCTGAAAAATGAGTATCCGAATGCTTTCACGGTATCCGAATGGTCCTATCCTCTCGATGCGCTTGATGGTTGTTTCAATGCCGACTTCTTCCATTGGTTTGACGGCTACAACGACCTTTTCCAAAAAGAAGGCTGGCGTATTCTGAACGGAGTTTCCGAAGGTCACAGCTATTTTGATGTGGAAGGGAAAGGCGATATCAAACATTTTCTCGACAACTTCATGGTTCAGTATAATCCGACCAAAGGAAAAGGCTATATCAGCCTGCCGCTCGGTAATCACGATAATGCGCGTCTAGGAAACAAGCGCAGCGATGATGATCTGGAGATTATTTATGCATTCGGATTGACCATGCCGGGCGTTCCGTTTATCTATTATGGTAACGAGATAGGGATGAAGCAAATGCCTTCCGACTGGCCGCAGGTGGAAGGAGCCTACCGTCCCCGAAACGGAGCCCGCACGCCCATGCAATGGACATCGGGCAAAAATCTCGGCTTTTCGACGGCAGCATCCGAAAAGCTATATTTGCCTGTGGATTCCGCAATAAATGCGCCCAATGTTGCAGACGAAGAGAAGGTTCCTAATTCCTTGTTAAACAAAACACGTAAACTGATTGCCCTGAAACATACCGAACCGGCACTTGCTAATTATGCCGAATTTATCCCCTTGTTTGCACAGTCGAAAACCTACCCGTTTGTGTATGCCCGTGCCAACAACAAAGATGTCGTGCTTGTTATTCTGAATCCGTCGGGGAAAGAAGCCACAGCTAGTTTTGATCTCCCGCTGAAATATGTGAAAACATCAGTACTGGCAGGAAAAGCGTTGAAGTTACAGAAAAAGGACAACACGGTAACTGTTACTGTTCCGGGACAGACCTATTCCATTCTCAAACTGTTGTGA